From a single Miscanthus floridulus cultivar M001 chromosome 8, ASM1932011v1, whole genome shotgun sequence genomic region:
- the LOC136473545 gene encoding uncharacterized protein, with protein sequence MEGVGARLGRTSARYGPATTFTGPVRKWRKEWVPVVAAAVNANASANGGTASSTGMGSGRGSRGNNLLLFKWTPVNGANGGGGGDGEQQQAAETATRRRRYVPVSLMEEQRQESTKSDDENKANDGDPSSNETEPSNGKTDINGTPMDESQATDEDGRNSGKNGGGTDLNLNLGLKDPDGDNEVETTEKHEAANNPQTENRSKRKSVTPDLEMRM encoded by the exons ATGGAGGGCGTGGGCGCGCGGCTAGGGCGCACTTCGGCGCGCTACGGGCCGGCGACGACGTTCACGGGACCTGTTAGGAAGTGGCGCAAGGAGTGGGTACCAGTGGTCGCCGCCGCCGTCAACGCCAACGCCAGCGCCAACGGTGGTACGGCGTCCTCCACGGGGATGGGATCTGGCAGAGGATCCCGTGGGAATAATCTTCTCCTGTTTAAGTGGACCCCGGTGAACGGGGCTAacgggggaggaggaggggatggggagcagcagcaggcggcgGAGACGGCCACGAGACGCCGGCGGTATGTGCCG GTTTCTTTAATGGAAGAGCAAAGACAAGAATCTACCAAATCTGATGATGAGAATAAGGCTAATGATGGAGATCCATCTTCGAACGAAACTGAGCCATCAAATGGAAAGACTGATATCAATGGTACACCTATGGATGAATCCCAG GCAACAGATGAGGATGGTCGAAACTCTGGTAAAAATGGTGGTGGAACAGACCTAAATTTGAATTTAGGTTTGAAAGACCCGGACGGTGATAATGAAGTTGAGACAACAGAGAAACATGAAGCGGCAAACAATCCGCAGACAGAGAATAGATCCAAGAGGAAATCCGTAACCCCTGACCTTGAGATGAGAATGTAA